AGACATTGTTGGCTGTTACCTGGGTCTTGGTCTGAATGGCATTTAGAGCTGACAGTCCTGAATGAATTCCTGAAATCATGGCTCCCTCCTTACAATCTATTGTCTGTGCCATTATGCTAAGCACTGGCGACTGCTTCCGCAACTACCCCGCCAACCATTCTATTTCTCCTCATCCAGGCTTTTGACGTACCCACACTCCTTGTTAAGGCATTGCAACCGAGCGCCTGTCTTCTTGCTGCTCTTCTCCACCAAAAACTTCGACTCGCACTGAGGACAGGGTGTAGAAACCGGCCTATCCCACATAGCAAGGCTACATTTCGGGTATTGATCGCAGGCGTAAAAAATCTTTCCTCGCTTAGACACCTTCTTGACCAGTGAACCCTTGCACCCGTCCTCGGGGCAAGAAACCCCAGTGTTTTCAGCCTTGATATGATGACAGTCCGGATACCCTGAGCAGGCCAGAAAACGACCAAATTTCCCCTGTTTATAGACCATCGGTTTTCCACACTTTTCGCAGGCCTCACCACTCTCCTGGGCCAGGTCCCGTTCCACGGGTTTGATAATACCATCTGCACCCCGGATGAAATCTTGCGTGTTTTTACAGGCAGGATACGTTTCACACGCTAAGAATTCACCATTTTTCCCCCAGCGGATAACCATAGTCCCGTTACAAACGGAGCAAGGGATGTCAGTGGGCGTAATCGCCCGCTTGACCGATGCCATCTCTTCCTTGGCCGCAGCCAATGCCTCCTTAAAAGGCCCATAGAAATCACGGAGAATGGTCAACCACTCAACCTTACCCTCCTCAACCTGATCAAGCTGCTGTTCCATGGACGCTGTGAACTCAATATCCATGATGGTAGGAAAGTGTTTAAGAAGAAGTCCGTTGATCAGTTTACCAAGATCGGTGGGGTAAAATTTACGTTGCTCAAGCAGGGCATACTCTTTTTCCTGGATCGTTGACAGGATGGAGGCATAGGTGCTTGGACGACCGACTCCATTTTCCTCCAAGGCCTTAACGAGTGAAGCCTCTGTATAGCGAGGGGGAGGTTGAGTAAAGTGTTGGGCATCGGCAATGCCTTTACAGGTGAGTACCGCCCCCTCTTCAAGATTTGGCAAGAGCGTGTCCTTCTCTTCACCATCTCTGGCATCGTCACCAGCAGCTTCAACATAGAGAGACATGAAGCCCATGAAGCGAATGATCGACCCCACAGTTTTAAGCCGGTATTGGTCAGCAGCTATCAGGATGGAAGTTTGATCATAAATTGCAGCAGCCATCTGACTGGCAACAAACCGCTTCCAAATCAAGGTATAGAGCTTGAGCATATCACGATCCAAATAGGCCGCCATCAGCTCCGGGGTCTTACTCACGTCGGTAGGTCGAATCGCCTCATGGGCATCCTGGGCCGACTTTTTTGTCTTAAAGATATTAGGACGGGCAGGGACGTAAGGTTTCCCATACGTTTGGCCGATAAAATCCCGTAGTTCAGCCAACGCGTCATCGTTAATCCTGATAGAATCAGTACGCATATAGGTAATCAAGCCGGTAGGCCCGTCGACGCCAACCTCAATACCCTCATAGAGACGTTGCGCCTGTGACATGGTCTTTTTGGCCGAAAAACCAAGCTTTCGGTTGGCCTCAATCTGCAGCGAACTAGTAATAAAGGGGGGTGCCGAATTACGCTTCTTTTGTTTCTTTTCAACACGATCAACCACAAATCTAGCGCTTTCCAGATCAGCCTTGATCTGCTCAGCAGTGTCCTTATCTGGCACTATAGCCTTTTGACCGTTAATTTGATCAAGGCGGGCAGTAATTTCCGGCGGCAGAGCCCCCAACAAAGTCGCGTCTAAGGTCCAATACTCCTCTGGAATGAAAACGGCGATCTCCTCATCTCGTTCGCAGATCATCCGCACAGCAACAGATTGCACCCGGCCAGCGCTCAACCCCCTCCGCACCTTATCCCAGAGCAGGGGAGAGATTTGATAGCCCACCAGACGATCAAGGATACGCCTGGTCTGTTGGGCCTCGAACAGGCGATGATTGATGGATGTCGCCTCACCGATTGCGGCAAGGATGGCTTTCTTGGTCAGCTCATGGAAGAGAACGCGATATATCGGCTTCTTGGCCGATTTCAGGACCTCTGCTATGTGATGAGCAATGGCCTCACCTTCACGGTCAGGGTCAGGGGCAAGATAGACAATATCGACCTGCTGAGCTGCCTTACTCAATTCCGCGAGAATCTTGCCCTTACCCCGAATCGTCTCGTACTGTGGAGCAAAGTCATGCTCAATATCGACTCCCAAAGTCTTCACCGGGAGATCCACGACATGGCCAACCGAGGCCTTAACATCAAATTCTTTTCCTAAATATCGTTGCAGAGTCCTCGATTTGGCCGGTGACTCTACAATCACTAACGCTTTTGCCATGCTTGTTCCTTCGTAACTGCTCAGGTTATCGGTTTACGGTTATCAGTTAACGGTGAGTGATTTCTTCTAAATCTGTGAGTCTGTTAACCGTAAACCGGTAACTGATCACCGTCAAATTGGGTAGTTCCGTTCTTTTATAATCCAGTCTACGTTATCGCCCGGTACTGCTGTCCGGGCAGGGACTCTATCAAACCATTCAACTCAAGTCGCAACAGAACTTCATTGACTTTGGCAGCCGTAAGCTTTGCCTGGGCAATGATCGAATCAATATGTTTCGGGTATACTTCTAATACTGCTAAAACCTGCGCCTCATCCTGACCAATCGGCTCTGCCGGCGCCAGCTTGCTGGACGTTGCCATTTCACAGGCTGATCCTGCCGTCAGCCACCCCATCTCGTCGAGAATATCATCAATTCCACCCACCAATTTCGCCCCTTCCTGAAGCAGACGGTGAGCGCCGGCACTCTTGGTCGAGTCAACTCGCCCTGGGATAGCAAAGACCTCGCGTCCCTCTTCCAAGGCAAGACGTGCCGTAATCAAAGAGCCCGAACGTTGTGCGGCCTCCACGACCAAGACGCCTCGCCCCAAGCCGCTGATAATGCGGTTCCGCTCGGGAAAACGAAAGGCGTCAGGCTTGGTCCCCAGGCGATACTCACTGACCAAGGCCCCGCCGGTTTCAATAATCTGTTCGGCTAAGCGCCAATTACTTGCCGGATAACACACATCCAGGCCGCACCCTAACACCGCGACAGTCCTGCCGCCAACCGCCAATGTGCCAGCATGGGCAGCCGTATCAATGCCCAAGGCCAAACCACTAAAAATCACCAAGCCCTTCGCTGCAAGTTTTCCACTCAATTCACGGGCAATTTTAAGTCCGTATGAAGTCGCAGCCCTCGATCCTACCACCGCCAATCCTTCCTGCTTGAGCACCCCTGGATCTCCTTTTACATAAAGGACCATTGGGGGCTTATAAATATTAGCCAGCAGGGCAGGGTAGTCAGGTTCCCCAAAACTCAACAACGCGACCCCTAACCGATCGGCCTGTTTCAGCTCAACATCGGCCTCCTGGTAGGGCGGGTGATTGACAATGGCAGCAATGGCATCTGCTCGCAGTCCAGGGACCTGCAAGAGGTCTTTTTGACTGACCTTGAAGACAGAGGAGGCCGAGCCGAACGTTTCCACCAACCTGCGAAATCCGGTAGCGCCGAGCCCTGGAACAAGATGCAGGGTAAGCCAATCACGTCGAGTATCAGCCATAAATTTACCGCTCATTTTGACGTTTACCAGTTACCGGTTTACTACGGTTGAAAGGATCGTGGTCAATCGTGAAGGGAACCATCAACCACAAACCAACCACGTGAAGTCAACGGCTACGGGCCATGCTAAATCCCAAGAGAAACTCTACAGGGGGGATAAAACCAAAAGTGTATAGGTAGACGACGATGCGTGTCAACCATTTTCAAAAGCAAAAGTGGCACGCTCGGAAGGGGCTTGCGGAAAGATCAGTCAACGATAAAACTGGCCAATCGATTCCGCCGGGTAGGATGCTTGAGTTTTTTTATGGCCTTGGCTTCGATTTGGCGAATACGCTCACGAGTAACAGCAAAATTCCTCCCCACCTCCTCCAAGGTCAAGTCAACTGCGGTGTCAATACCGTAGCGTAACCTGAGCACCGCCTCCTCTCTAGGAGACAGTGACGAAAGGACATTATTGAGCGTATGACGCAAATTACTTCTAACCGTCGCCTCATCAGGTGAGACCATGGAGCCATCCTCGATAAAATCACCTAGAAATGAATCTTCTCCATCGCCAACGGGAGAGTCCAATGAGATTGGATCTTTAGCAATCTTGAGCATGGCTTTGATCTTATCAACTTCGATACCACTCTCATCTGCCACCTCCTCCGGGGTCGGCTCCCGCCCATGCTGACGGACAAACTCCTTATTGTGTCTGGTCAACCGGTTGATGTGATCAATCATATGCACCGGAATCCGAATTGTCCGTCCCTGATCTGCTAACGCTCGGTTAATTGCCTGCCTTATCCACCATGTAGCATAGGTGCTAAACTTGTAACCGCGCCGGTATTCAAATTTATCCGCCGCACGCATCAAACCAACATTGCCCTCTTGGATCAGGTCGAGCAGCTGTAAACCTCTGTTGGCATATTTCTTGGCAACACTAACCACCAGACGCAGATTCGCCTGAATCAATTTATTCTTAGCCTCACGGGAGAAATTTTCCCCCTGTTTGATCGCCAGCA
This DNA window, taken from Desulfobulbaceae bacterium, encodes the following:
- the topA gene encoding type I DNA topoisomerase, producing MAKALVIVESPAKSRTLQRYLGKEFDVKASVGHVVDLPVKTLGVDIEHDFAPQYETIRGKGKILAELSKAAQQVDIVYLAPDPDREGEAIAHHIAEVLKSAKKPIYRVLFHELTKKAILAAIGEATSINHRLFEAQQTRRILDRLVGYQISPLLWDKVRRGLSAGRVQSVAVRMICERDEEIAVFIPEEYWTLDATLLGALPPEITARLDQINGQKAIVPDKDTAEQIKADLESARFVVDRVEKKQKKRNSAPPFITSSLQIEANRKLGFSAKKTMSQAQRLYEGIEVGVDGPTGLITYMRTDSIRINDDALAELRDFIGQTYGKPYVPARPNIFKTKKSAQDAHEAIRPTDVSKTPELMAAYLDRDMLKLYTLIWKRFVASQMAAAIYDQTSILIAADQYRLKTVGSIIRFMGFMSLYVEAAGDDARDGEEKDTLLPNLEEGAVLTCKGIADAQHFTQPPPRYTEASLVKALEENGVGRPSTYASILSTIQEKEYALLEQRKFYPTDLGKLINGLLLKHFPTIMDIEFTASMEQQLDQVEEGKVEWLTILRDFYGPFKEALAAAKEEMASVKRAITPTDIPCSVCNGTMVIRWGKNGEFLACETYPACKNTQDFIRGADGIIKPVERDLAQESGEACEKCGKPMVYKQGKFGRFLACSGYPDCHHIKAENTGVSCPEDGCKGSLVKKVSKRGKIFYACDQYPKCSLAMWDRPVSTPCPQCESKFLVEKSSKKTGARLQCLNKECGYVKSLDEEK
- the dprA gene encoding DNA-protecting protein DprA, which produces MADTRRDWLTLHLVPGLGATGFRRLVETFGSASSVFKVSQKDLLQVPGLRADAIAAIVNHPPYQEADVELKQADRLGVALLSFGEPDYPALLANIYKPPMVLYVKGDPGVLKQEGLAVVGSRAATSYGLKIARELSGKLAAKGLVIFSGLALGIDTAAHAGTLAVGGRTVAVLGCGLDVCYPASNWRLAEQIIETGGALVSEYRLGTKPDAFRFPERNRIISGLGRGVLVVEAAQRSGSLITARLALEEGREVFAIPGRVDSTKSAGAHRLLQEGAKLVGGIDDILDEMGWLTAGSACEMATSSKLAPAEPIGQDEAQVLAVLEVYPKHIDSIIAQAKLTAAKVNEVLLRLELNGLIESLPGQQYRAIT
- the rpoD gene encoding RNA polymerase sigma factor RpoD, whose translation is MGAVPLLSTAEETEIAIKIERGEKQIQSTLLSLPTAMPVMLSIATDLRQGTLMINDVLRNVDESDLAAMRQAKDDFLWRVGEAERHHRERQALQEDFMGLELQDEAAVKLMVRMERSSHAIATLFDEFRLQQKIIDEMGGVIKTLADQMTMASKAIVAGTSKHAANFLKDLEESSCLDQDAVGQALLAIKQGENFSREAKNKLIQANLRLVVSVAKKYANRGLQLLDLIQEGNVGLMRAADKFEYRRGYKFSTYATWWIRQAINRALADQGRTIRIPVHMIDHINRLTRHNKEFVRQHGREPTPEEVADESGIEVDKIKAMLKIAKDPISLDSPVGDGEDSFLGDFIEDGSMVSPDEATVRSNLRHTLNNVLSSLSPREEAVLRLRYGIDTAVDLTLEEVGRNFAVTRERIRQIEAKAIKKLKHPTRRNRLASFIVD